In Desulfobaccales bacterium, a genomic segment contains:
- a CDS encoding AGE family epimerase/isomerase gives MKYLTQSTTLMGTVTSVNPVEASFTLRCRSGDGYLIYVSPQTVFGVLTNLDELNRDRVTAPPNYNPDAGPSEMVRKYLHEDALVVIQGIYMEHEDERRFDARFITLMHSEPGKYLFEETHWWINQITRLGEEWLDDLFGDRRTYQLDDFAALYRTNLNILGLPVGDNNIQECATLSRLIYGLSSAYLLTGQERFRLAAKAGIKYQRETFRSLSHDGRRCFWNFGKRKKDIGAKIIMASENADDYGTIPLYEQIYALAGMAQYYRITQDWEVLEDIERTVNVFQTHYLDSPENGYGGLGGYFSHIDYATLRPDVEALGDNRLRKNWNSIGDHIPAYLVNLVLALDPPPHEMEQLLRTCRKILDTTARLILEKFPDPDSHYVNERFHADWTPDHHWRWQQNRAVVGHNLKIAWNLTRVANYYRYLAVENRRQGENNNAQQHEQLANDFLSLAKKLADKMAIYGLDQVRGGCFDVVERRTPDKLPLEFVWGNTKDFWQQEQGILAYLILHGATNDARYLTLAREMAAFWNIFFLDHDNRGIFFRVTAEGQPVERGPYAQKGGHSVAGYHSFELNYLAHIYIRSFVKGKDTTDSNFCLYFCPDAQCGCTSLNVLPDFYAPGTVQISGITVNGIPRTSFSPDNFRVELAADELGSQVVVEFRPIWREAT, from the coding sequence ATGAAATATTTAACGCAGAGCACGACACTGATGGGAACGGTGACGAGTGTTAACCCGGTAGAAGCGTCTTTCACCCTCCGTTGTCGCAGCGGGGACGGTTACCTGATCTATGTGAGTCCTCAGACTGTGTTCGGGGTTCTTACCAATTTAGACGAACTGAACCGCGACCGCGTGACTGCTCCTCCGAACTATAATCCAGACGCCGGTCCATCCGAGATGGTGCGCAAATACCTTCATGAAGATGCCCTCGTCGTCATCCAGGGAATTTATATGGAGCACGAGGATGAGAGGCGCTTTGACGCTCGCTTCATCACCTTGATGCATTCCGAACCGGGAAAATACCTCTTCGAGGAAACCCACTGGTGGATCAACCAGATCACCCGCCTGGGGGAGGAGTGGCTGGACGACCTGTTCGGCGACCGGCGCACCTATCAACTGGACGATTTCGCGGCACTGTACCGGACCAACCTAAACATCCTGGGCCTGCCCGTGGGCGACAACAATATCCAGGAGTGCGCCACCCTATCCCGCTTGATCTACGGATTGTCTTCCGCTTATCTCTTGACCGGCCAGGAGCGGTTTCGGTTGGCTGCTAAGGCAGGCATCAAGTATCAGCGGGAAACCTTCCGCAGTCTGAGTCATGATGGCCGACGCTGTTTCTGGAACTTCGGCAAGCGCAAGAAAGACATCGGAGCCAAGATCATCATGGCCTCGGAGAATGCTGACGACTACGGCACGATCCCGCTCTATGAACAGATTTACGCCCTGGCCGGTATGGCCCAGTACTATCGGATTACCCAGGATTGGGAAGTGTTGGAGGACATTGAGCGGACCGTGAACGTCTTCCAGACCCATTATCTGGATTCGCCCGAAAACGGTTACGGTGGATTAGGGGGGTATTTCTCTCATATCGACTACGCCACGTTGCGGCCGGATGTGGAGGCGCTGGGCGATAATCGGTTGCGGAAAAACTGGAACTCCATCGGGGACCACATTCCCGCCTATCTGGTCAACCTCGTTCTGGCCCTGGACCCGCCGCCTCACGAAATGGAGCAGCTTCTGCGCACCTGCCGCAAAATCCTGGACACCACTGCCAGGCTGATCCTGGAGAAGTTTCCAGACCCGGATTCGCACTATGTCAACGAGCGGTTCCATGCGGATTGGACCCCGGATCATCACTGGCGCTGGCAGCAGAACCGGGCCGTCGTGGGGCACAACCTGAAGATCGCCTGGAATCTGACCAGGGTCGCCAATTACTACCGCTACCTGGCAGTCGAGAACCGCCGCCAGGGCGAGAATAACAACGCCCAACAGCACGAACAGCTTGCCAACGATTTTCTGAGTCTGGCGAAAAAGCTGGCGGATAAGATGGCAATCTATGGTTTAGACCAGGTGCGGGGAGGCTGCTTCGACGTAGTCGAGCGCCGGACGCCGGATAAATTACCCCTTGAGTTCGTCTGGGGCAACACCAAGGATTTCTGGCAGCAGGAGCAGGGTATCTTGGCGTACCTGATCCTGCACGGGGCCACCAATGATGCCAGATACCTGACGCTGGCCCGGGAGATGGCGGCGTTCTGGAATATATTCTTCCTGGACCATGATAACCGCGGCATCTTCTTCCGGGTGACCGCTGAAGGCCAGCCGGTAGAGAGGGGACCCTATGCCCAAAAAGGCGGACATTCAGTAGCGGGTTATCATAGCTTTGAGTTGAACTATCTGGCACACATCTACATCCGCTCGTTCGTGAAAGGCAAGGATACGACCGACTCCAACTTCTGCCTGTATTTCTGTCCGGATGCGCAATGCGGCTGCACCTCGCTCAATGTGCTCCCCGACTTTTACGCCCCCGGTACTGTGCAAATATCCGGCATTACCGTGAACGGCATCCCGCGGACCAGTTTTTCCCCGGACAATTTCCGGGTGGAGTTGGCTGCCGATGAACTCGGGTCACAGGTCGTGGTGGAATTCCGGCCAATTTGGAGAGAGGCAACATGA